In Malus sylvestris chromosome 2, drMalSylv7.2, whole genome shotgun sequence, the genomic stretch TGTCTGCatcgaagatgaagaaagaagatgaaggGTTTTAGTCTCCAACGGTTAGTTTTGTTTAAATGTGGGTGTAAGTGTGTGAGTGACAAGTGTACACTCCAGATTAATCGCTTAACCCTCAAATGAAGGGTTAGGATGTAATCTGAAGTAGTAAGGCTTAAATGGTTGTTAAAGTCTCTTGTCAATCATTTTTTAACAGGTATGGGTGATGGCAATGCACCATACTTTTGTAAAATCTCACCTTACTTAATCAATCAGGGCTACTGCATTTTTGTATAGCCATTATCCAACCTCCAAGTTCTCTCCATTCTCTGTCAttccaataaaaaaagaaaccggttcaaacaatcaataaaaaacacaaaacaaataaacCTTATCATGGCCTCAGAGCTTTGTTActgatcttaaaaaaaaaaaaaaagtctgggCGTAATCTGTGCAAATAGAGATTTTTGGGAGCACCAACGTAGTGTCTTCTACAACAACAATCAACAAACTACCCTGAAATGAAGGGATCCAGCAGTAGCAATGAGCTAAAAGCTCCAGTCTTTGATGGGGAGAATTATGATTTTTGGAGAATAAGAATGACAAACATTTTCAAATCCTATGATCTATGAGATATGGTATAACACGGGTATGAATTGCCTGAGATGGAGATCGATGCTCGAGAGGAGGATCTCACATAATCACAACTCAAAACACTGAAGCAAAATCGGATGGAGGATGCTAGAGCACTTGGAATCATTCAAGGTGCTGTCTCAGACACCATTTTTCCGAGGATAGCAAATGAAGAGACTGCAAAAGGAGCTTGGGAAGTTTTACAGCAAGAGTACAGAGGAGACACTAAAGTTAGAAAGGTAAAACTTCAGTCCCTTAGAAGAGATTTTGAGTATACAAGAATGGGGGAAAATGAGCTATTAAAAGACTACTTCACTAGGATGTTTGATGTTGTAAACAAGATGAAAACATATGGTGAGGAATTGCCTAATGAAAGAATTGTCCAAAAACTGTTGATTAGTTTGACTAAACCCTATGATTCAATAGTAAGTGTTATAGAAGAAACCAAAGACATTGAAACTCTCAGTGTGCAAGATGTGATGACATCCTTAAGAGCTTTTGATCAAAGACTCGAGAGGCATGCTAACTCTGCACCTGAGAAAGCCTTTCAATCACTCAATGTTGGATCTAGTAATCAAGCCAGTGCAAGCAATCAGAAACCACAATGGAAGGGCAAGAACAAGAAATGGGAAGGAAAAATGTATCACAACTCAAGACCTAACCAAGGCAACAACATCAATGCAGGTCCAAGAACCAAGCAACAATGCAAACACTGTGATAAATTCCATCTTGGGGAATGTTGGTTCAAGGACAAGCCTAGATGTCACAAATGCAACAGGTTTAGGCACATTATGAAGGACTGTAGATCAAAGAATGTGCAACAAGTGAACTGTGCAAATCAAGTGGAAGAATAAGCAAATGTGTTCTATGCTTTCAATGCAAAAGTGGAGAGAAACAATGAAGTGTGGTACATTGACAATGGCTGCAGCAACCACATGACTGCACATGAGTCATTACTCATTAACATTGACACAAACTTCACTGGAAAAGTGAAAATAGGAGATGAAAACATTGTCAAAGCCACTAAAAGAGGAGCTCTGGTTATCAACACCAACAAAGGAAGAAGATGCATAAGGGAGGTGATGCTAGTGCCTAGATTGGATGAGAATCTACTTAGTGTAGGtcaaatgatggagcatggctATTTCCTACTCTTTGGGGGAACTGTGGTTGAGATCTATGATGACAGATCCCTATCAAACTTGGTGACCAAAGTGGAAGTGAAAAACAGAAGCTTTCCACTTGTGCTGAAGTACTTAGAAGAAGTGGCAAGGAAAGCAAGTGTGACAAGTTCTATGAAGCTATGGCACAAGAGACTCGGTCATTTAAACATGACAAGCTtacaaaatctgcaaaagcATGAAATGGTGCAAGGTATACCAAAGATGGATCAATGCAATGAAATCTGTGAAGGGTGTGTGTTTGGCAAGCATCACAAAGATTCATTTGAAGCTCGAAAGGCTTGGAGGGCAACAAAGCCACTTGAATTGATTCACTCAGATGTGTGTGGACCAATGAAAAATACAACAATTAGTGGAAACAGGTATTTCCTAACTTTCATTAATGACTATTCACCGACGTGTTGGGTGTATTTCATGAGGTTCAAGTCTGAGGTATTCACAATATTCAAGAAGTTCAAGGCAATGGTGGAATTGCAAAGTGGATACTAAATCAGAAGACTGAGAAGTGATAGGGGAGGTGAGTACACCTCACATGAGTTCAATGTATTTTGTGAAGATGTGGGGTTGGAGAAGCAACTCACTGTGGCATATTCACCACAACATAATGGGATTGCAGAAAGGAAGAATAGGACTATAGTTGAAATGGCTAAGTCTATGATGCATGAGAAGAAAATGCCTCATAAATTATGGGGTGAAGCTGTGAACACCTCAGTGTATCTATTGAATAGATGTCCTACTAAAGCACTGGACAAGAAGACACCATTCGAAGTGTTTAGTGGAAGGAATCCCTCTGTGAAGCATCTGAGAGTGTTTGGCTCAGTGTGCTACACTCTCATCCCTTACCAACTAAGGCACAAGTTGGAGAAATCAAGTAACAAGGGTGTTTTTGTAGGCTATGGTACCAGTGAGAAAGGGTACAGAGTTTATAATGTGTTCACTCAAAAGATAATCTTATCAAGGGATGttatttttgatgaagaatcaacaTGGAACTGGGAAACAAAGGTAAAAGAGAAGGACAATGTCTCTCTACAACTTGACCTCAACAAAAGACAAACAAGGGAGTCTTTGGAGACCTCAGTTCAAGAAGAAGTCACGGAGAATGATGATATACAAGAGACTTCACAGCAAGCAAACAGGAGTCCATAACAAAGTCAATCACAGATAACAACTTCAAGCTTAACTCCAGTGAGGTTAAGAAACTTGGATGAGATATGTGCTACATGTAATTACTGTGTAGTGGAACCAGAAACGTATGAAAAAGCTAAGAAGGACAAAGCttggaagaaagcaatgaaggaAGAGCTTGAGATGATTGAGAAAAATGACACTTGGGAAATTGTAAATCGACTAAGTGACAAGCCTGTGATTGGTGTAAAATGGGTGTACAAAGTGAAGCTCAATCTAGATGGTTATGTGCAAAAGAACAAGGCCAGATTAGTGGCCAAAGGTTACTCACAGAAGCCCGGTGTAGACTTCAATGAAACCTTTACTCCAGTAGCAAGGTTAGACACCATAAGGACCTTGATAGCCCTAGCAGCCAAGAAGGGTTAGAAGCTGCATCAATTGGATGTTAAATCTGCATTTCTAGATGGAGTGCTAGAGGAGGAGGTGTTTGTGGAACAACCTCAAGGGTTCATAAGTCAAGAGTTTCCAGAAAAAGTGTACAAGTTAAAGAAGGCTCTTTATGGCCtaaaacaagctccaagagcttggtacaGTGAGATTGATTCCTATTTCACTGAGATAGGATTTCAGAAAAGTCCTAGTGAAGCTACACTCTACACCAAGACAGAAAGCAACAACAAGACACTCATTGTCTCaatttatgtggatgatgttgTCTACACTGGAAATGATGCTGCAATGATTGAAGAGTTCAaggaagagatgatgaagaggTATGAAATGACTGACCTAGGCCtcttgcatcattttcttggcattgGGGTAATTCAAGAAGCAAGTAGCATCTTTATTCATCAAAAGaagtatgttgaaactttgctTGAGAAGTTTGGTTTGAAGGGTTGCAAACCAGTCTCTACCCCCCTAATTGCAAATGAGAAGTTTAAGAAAGAGGATGGAAGTGAACCTGTAGATGCTAGTCATTATAAAAGCATTGTTGGCAGTCTATTGTATCTAACTGCAACAAGGCCGAATCTAATGTTCTCAGCAAGCCTACTTTCTAGGTTTATGTAGAATCCTAGCAAGATACATATGGGCATAGCTAAGAGAGTGCTAAGATATGTACAAGGAACCCTTGATTATGGGATTAAATATGAGATGGGAAAGTCATATATTCTAATTGGATTCTGTGACAGTGACTGGGGTGGCAGTGAAGATGATAGCAGAAGCACATTTGGCTATGCTTTCACTTTCGGATCAGGGGTATTTTCATGGGCCTCTAtgaagcaacaaagtgttgcaCTATCCACAGTTGAGGCAGAGTATGTAAGTGCATCAGAAGCTACAACTCAAGCTATTTGGCTAAGGTTCATACTTAAAGATTTTGGCGAATTGCAGGTTGAAGCCACACCACTTTTGTGTGACAACACCTCTGCAATTGCCATGACTAAAAACCCAGTATTTCATTAGAGAACAAAACACATCAAAAGAAGATATCATTTCATCAGAGAAGCATTACAGGACAACATAATCAAGCTAATCTATTGCAGCATAGAAGATCAGATCGCAAACATATTCACAAAAGCACTACCGAAGGAGAGATTCAATTACCTGAGGGGTTTGCTCGGATTGATTCCCAGAAGCagtttagaagggagtgttggaagctAACCAACTCCTGGAGTCAAAGGGTCGAAAGTAGCAAGGGGCTCCCGAGCAAAGGGTGTTGTCtgcatcgaagaagaagaaagaaaatgaagggtTTTAGTCTCTAACGGCTAGTTTTGTTTAAATGTGGGTGTAAGTGTGTGAGTGATAAGTGTACACTTCGAATTAATCACTTAACCCTCAAATGAAGGGTTAGGACGTAATCTGGAGTAGTAAGGCTTAAATGGTTGTTAAAGTCTCTTGTCAGTCATTTTTTTAACAGGTATGGGTGATGGCAATGCACCATACTTTTGTAAAATCTCACCTTACTTAATCAATCAGGGCTACTGCATTTTTGTACAGCCAGTATCCAACCTCCAAGTTCTCTCAATTCTCTGTCATTCCAATAAAAAAGGAAACTGATTCAAACAATcaatcaaaaacacaaaacaaataaactttaTCAAAGTATGGCctcaaaatatttgaaatttaGTGTGTTTTGTCAAACTTTTGGAAGTCGGAGTTAATAAGAAGTTTTTGTCAGGGAACTGAAAATGGGAATGAATTTATGCGTAAACAGGAGCTTATTGATGCACAGCTGAAGCAAGTGGACTTTCTCGTGCGCCAATTATGTATAATGTTGATTCATTATATTAGTTCCGTAAATTTGTTTCTCATTTATGTTTAATACGTATGCTTGTGATGTTCTGAGACCTGGTTTGCTCTTACGGTAGAGAAGGTAAAAGGAAACCTGGACACTTTGCAACTTCTGCATGACGACATTGATAACCAAAGGACTGGATGTGAACTCGAGTAAACCAGCAAAGTATGGATTTTGGTTCATTTCTTTTAATCGTTTTCGAGTTTAGGGTTTAAGCGTTTAGCTGGTGGACTTATCTTGTCCCAGAAAATGGCAATGTAGTACTTTTTGGATGAATCTAGGGTATCCCCGCATGTAGGCGATGACTAATCCCTTGAGCCAGGTCGGGCCCCATTCAAGGGGCAAGCTCTCCCAATGATGGCTGCTCCATTCACAAGGCTTGAACTTGAGACATTGCTTAATGGGAACAAGCTTCTTACCACTTGAACAACCAAGCATTGGTAATATTGAAGTACTTTATATGTATATGAACAAGTGCTTTTCTGTTAACTTCTATGATGCACTACTAATTTTAGAAATTCTTGTTTAGTTTGGCTACTCTATTTGGCTCCTAAAAAggaagataaagaaaataattattttgcaACTTGTTACTTAGTAAAGTTCTTTAGGATAAACCAGTCTCACTCATTGGGGATTTTAATTGTGAGTCCCGGTTTCCTAGACCCCATGATCCAAGAAAATTATGATGGCTCATAAATAAATCGTTGGGTTGAATGTTTCATTATCTTGCCAAAGCCGTCCGTTCCCCGGGAGTTCTTAACCATCCGGAATTCAATGTTTGTCCCTGAAATTCAATGTTTCATTATCTCTCATGTCCTCCTCATCCTGCGAGACTTCTGTTGCTGCAAACTTAATTTTGCTGCAATGGTTTTTCTTCCACTGCGTCCCAATTTTGGGGCTCTTTCTCGTTATGTGTGTTTTTGTAATCATAAACTCTTTGAGGCAAAAAAACACCATGGCTTTCCCGTTTGACCAGTGTTTGGCAtgttcccctctctctctatggcACTACACCAACCCAACCCATATGAGTTGCTCTCCAAAGTTCTTTGCCGCCAAAATGGAACGATTAGATTCACAGGCCCTTGGTTTAGTAGCCTCGTATGCGTCATCACTTGCGACCCTCGTAACTTGGAGTCCCTTCTCAAGGCCAAGttctccaatttcctcaaaggcccttatttccaagacaCCATTCGGGATCTTCTCGGTGATGGCATATTCAGCGCAGACCGCGATAAGTGTCAGCGCCAAAGGAAGATGGCGAGCTTTGAGTTCCAGTTGGCCAAGTTCTGGAAACTGATCGTGGATTCATTGTTTGAGCTGGTTCACGGTCGGTTGTTACCTGTTTTAGAGGACTCGATCAAACACTCGGCCCCAATCAACCTCCAAGATGTTCTTATGAGGTTGACTTTTGACAACGTTTGCATGATCGTATTTGGGGTTGATCCCGATCGCTTGCAGCCAGGTTTACGCAAAATTCCATTTTCTCAAGCTATTGAGGAGGCGACAGAAGGAACGTTGATGCGCTTTGTTGTCCCCATGTGCGTGAACGTTGATGCGCTTTGTTGTCCCCATGTGTGTGTGGAAGGCCATGAGGTAACTTAGGAGCAGAGAGGAAGCTTCATATGTCCATAAAAGGAGTGGATGAATTCGCAAACGATGTCATCCGAACAAGAAAGAAAGAGCCAGCTTCACTACTTAATAGTAATGATGAGATTTATTTGGATaagaagcaaattaaatcaGATTTGTTAACAGTGTTTATGGGATTAAAAGATGAGAAGGGAGAGGCGTCTTCAGAAAAGTTCTTGAGGGATGTATGTGATgagtatattttatattatatatttaccctattcttagtatattttggttaatattttggaagaattttgatactttgaattgtattttcaatataggactttcgattTCGTCTAGAGCAAAACGCggtcaaatggatgaattttggagtaattccagttgaaAGACGtttgtgagtcacttagcttgatcgtatcaaaatttgggatttttcgaccaagcggttattttctagcgataaaataaaggagcaatGCGTGGTGCtcgaaaatgacatttttgggcttaaattgcattttttgagcccaagatgacctcggatggttttgtggccttctggagatgtgttcgGAACGTCCTGATCTTTAAAAACAAGCTATCTTGGGCcggatttggaggagatctgaggctaaaacgtggctggacaagtacttggcagattctcctagtttaactagggttttattttctaagatattttattatttttcttagtttcctaaTTGGAATAAGAGACTtatgttttagggtttgtggatggcttagcaaatatattgcttggccatCTACAGTTTTTCGGAGACGATTATTATTATTCAACTTCAGAGACAAAGAACTttgctagggttcttggagattttctactttatggtgctttcattccttttatttgtaataatattttctatgatttcaactatgaatatgtgtaactaattcctcttgctagggcgaagctttgagccttagcatgaatatgtaatttttatttaattgcttatgattgattgcatgcacactttgaattattgatcactgttttttaaactatctaattgtcttgatgactagccaccattaggatgtttagacaagTGATTGGATGCAATTCGGTCGTAATATCACCAGAagattgagtattgcttcttgtgattgataattgtaatttcatctaaggcgaatatcacgttcttaggggttgcatggttcttcaaaaggttttcataaaacttaatgagtcttgcatgttcatatttgatctgaatatcacagACATATTGCATGGTAGATATAcgttcttgcttgaatatcacgaggagaatatatattaggaaaacctaaccttcaaagtgtcatgtgtagatcataagtaattggtaaaaatacatagaattgctaggtgatggtgtaaccctagtgcttttataaattggtatttaaacatttttttttgtcatattagttttttttattaaaattcgtttttaatattacccAATTTCAAAATCTCTTTTctcaagttttaattcaaagtatttaattaggaattgtttctACATAAATGATCCAAATAGTCATTGaggagaacgaccttgcatgagcatctatactacaacatccttgtattcttgcaagtatttcatgtgattttgaccctatttgcatagacgttaaaaatcctatcaagaaattggcgccACTGTCGGGGACTATTTTAGATCATTTTTGTTTAaactttttctgatttttattttattttttattatttttcggcaaaaaaaaaatcaaattattttaaCGTTTTCGTTTTATTGCAGATTCTGCAAATTGCATGGTCCAGACTAGATCAGGAATTGCCCAGATTGCCCAGTTTAATCCAGAACCCGAACGCACATTGCACAAACAGAGGCGAGAAAATAATTTGGTTTTGGACTGTTCACTGCAAGGCACGTTTTAGCAGGAATTGTTTGCTGGTTTTGTGGACAGTAAAATTACAATGGCGTTGCAATTGCCTACAAAAGGCAGGCCACTCAGAGAGTCGTTGGCTGCCCGAGCCAATAATGTTCCTAATTGTATTGTGTATCCTGAACAAGAAGAGGGTGATTCATTTGAGATCAAGCACCATATGCTTGAAATTCTACCTAATTTTCGTGGGCGGCCTAACGAGGATGTGAACTTACATATTGCAAAATTCATCGTGGGCTGGAAAAATATTTTGATCAGGGGTTTTTCTGCCGAGGCTATTAAGTTATGTCTTTTTCCTTTTACTTTGAAAGATAAGGCAGAAACTTAGTTATTCACTCTACCAGctaatag encodes the following:
- the LOC126603520 gene encoding uncharacterized protein LOC126603520, producing MEDARALGIIQGAVSDTIFPRIANEETAKGAWEVLQQEYRGDTKVRKVKLQSLRRDFEYTRMGENELLKDYFTRMFDVVNKMKTYGEELPNERIVQKLLISLTKPYDSIVSVIEETKDIETLSVQDVMTSLRAFDQRLERHANSAPEKAFQSLNVGSSNQASASNQKPQWKGKNKKWEGKMYHNSRPNQGNNINAGPRTKQQCKHCDKFHLGECWFKDKPRCHKCNRFRHIMKDCRSKNVQQVNCANQVEE